A segment of the Anopheles cruzii chromosome 2, idAnoCruzAS_RS32_06, whole genome shotgun sequence genome:
CGAACGAGAAGAACGGAAACGCCGACCAGAAGCCGAGCCCGAAGAAGCTGTCCACGAGCGAAAGCCAGCGcaatctcggctcggcgacgTACTTTCTCGATCCGAAGTGCTTCACCGCGGACGCCAGTGGGCAGACCCGGGGCAAGCTGAAGTTTAGCACCGAAGAGCTGTGGCTACCGATCAAAGACATGACCGTCACGCACCCGCCCGCCGAATCGCGAATCACCGTAAGTATACGGCAGGGcccgttccgatcggtttccatgtttttttttcgcttctctaTTTACCCAAGCTCGCCTCATATTTTGTGCCCATTTGCCGTTTTAGTTTCTTTACGTAAAAAACTCTCACTTTTATGCACGAATGTGCAGCCATTTTATGCTCCCACCTTACTGGGCTGGATACGTCTGCAGGCGAGATTAGTTCCCGTCGTTCCGGGTGCCGGCGGCTGGCCGTAAGCAAAAGTGGAAAGTGTATCCAAATTATTGCTTCTCTGTGGCTCAGCATACCGTAGGGCAGTCACGATCAGCATACCGAGTGGCAGCACTTCCCGGCCAGGGCGTTGGTGCCGGCTGGCGGTGCTAGAAAACCAGCTGCGAATTATTGATTAGTGACTCCGATGGCCACACCTGCTACACACACCCTAGTATGGTCCTCGGGCGACCGAGAAGTATGTGAGCACAATTTTACACTTTCGATTTTGGCCATCTGGCCGGTGCGGCCAGCGGCGCTAAGTCGATACTCGCCGATGGGGCTCGTGCCGCGCCTAATCGGCGCTTCCGTTTCTCGCCGGGAACTACTTTGCCCGCGCAACCACATCCAACGAGCAACATGCAAACGAGCGGCAGCAAATAGATCCGAGCATAGATCCGATAGGCCGCGAAAagtggaaccatttttttccataattacatATTATGTTACTCGCAACGATTACTGTAACGAGGTGCGAATCAACTGACGTAACAGGAATTAacgctggccgctggctggcagggCGGATAGAAAAGTGTTGGCTTTTCTAGGGAGGCCAGCAATTAAGAGCGCTTGACGCGTAATTAGGGTGTGGGAACGCCGTGAACTCATTGTGACACGCTCCGGTAGTTGATGGGGACGACGGTGGAGAAAAGATCGTTCCGCTCGGTGATGGATGCTTTAAGGATATTCCAATATCTCACTTTGATGGACACTTTCCAGTTAGTTTTTCGACATGTTGCATAAGCTTATGCTGAAGGCAACAATACGCATCGGTCGAAACACGGATTCTAACGGGATTGATTAGAGTTAGATTGAGGAAAATAACAGTTAGAGATTACAATCACGCCGCCACTGATTGTAGGCGATGCTACGGAGGTCAGCTTCTGGAAACATTGGATGGAGCACCGTTAAACCGTTTCCAGTTCGGAGTAGGGATCTTCGCATTTGGTGTGCGATTTTTAACTTAATAAGTCGTGTTGATGGCGTAGTCTCGAAGGTAAAAGCTCACACAATAGGGCCGGCACACAGCGACGCTAGAAAGCGTCCTCGGTAACGCAAAATAGCTATACTTTCGTACGCTTAATGGTTAATAAGTTTCGTAAGCGCTCCGGAGCCGCTCATAAACGAGAGACGCACGAATCACTGATCATAATTAAACGTTAAAGACCACGTACTTTCTAAACCACAACACAGATCGTTGCCCGGTCGGCAGGGCCTTTTGTTTTGGCgtgattaattaaattaaaataataattttgacTTGACCAAGCGTTTCCGGTAAGCAGAGATAATTGAATCGCGCATGGTTAACCCTAATGCTTTCCTACCCCGAACCCCGAAGGCCCGAGCCGACTATTCCCGTTCCAAAGCAGCCACTCAGACATGGACCCCAAATGTTCCGGAAGTGGcggtttttggtttgatttctGATTATTATCCCGCCTGTTGCAGATCACCAACAGCCCCCGGGGACAGGTCGAAGTAACGCTGCAGCTGTCGGACTACACGGAGGTACACATCGACCCGAAAACTTCCGGTGAAGACTGCAGCTTCAACGCGGACGGCCCATACTCGTCGCCACCACTCTCGCCCCTGTCGCTGTCCTCCCGGGCGTCGTACGACGGGCCGCAGGTTGCGCCATTCGAAAGTCGGCGTGCCTACTCGAGCGGATCACCGGTGCCGACGTCGAACTCGAACAAGAATCGCTTCAGCTTCGACGTGCGCAAGATTATGCGCAGCGTGAAGAACAAGGAGAAGAACCATAAGGGGCTGTGCCTGAAGATTACCACCGCCAAGGTGCGGTGCGGCATCCGGGTGAAGGAGGAGCTCGAGTCGGTCGCGGAGAAGTTGTACCTCAAGACGACGGTGCTGGAGCACCAGATTCTGTCGGCCACCTGGAAGTCGGAACCGTTCCGGCCGGCCCTGTCGAGCCGTTGGAACCCGGACAACTGCACCGTCGTGGTGCCGCTGGTGGGCGAAGCGTCGCTCGATCATCTGTCCATCAAGATTGGGCTGGCCACGAAAAGCAAGGTGGGCAAGAAGACGCGCCTGGGTACCGTTTTCCTCGGACCGAAGGCGTCCCAGACCAATCCGGCAGCCGACGATCAGTGGCGCAAGATGGTGCTCTACAAAGGATCACCGATTTCCGTTTGGTACAGTTTCGAGGAGGAAGCGCGAGAGTAGTGCAGGCTCCCGCAGCCCGTGGCCATAAAACATTCGTAACGTGTGTAATAGTTGTGAGATTTGTAAAAAGGACcagaaataaatatttattgtatGTACGTTAGAGACAATTTTCGGTGGCAATTTTGGTTCATTTCTCAACCTGACTTCGTCTACGTGGAAGTAGTTTCTTCTACGGATCGCAAGATGGGAAACGCAAGATTTTGATAGGCACTAGAATAACATTAACGGTAAAGTACCCTATCGGTGTCtaatgttttgattaaaaaaggggagcacaacacacacgggcacatgGAGGCGCCACACGCGAGTATAGACCTGATAAGATATTGTTTATGGTTGGTTGACGTTCACGATTCAACCGTAGCCATGTAGCAGTAATAGTTCCGATTTTTATCATAACATGGTTTACATAACGATTTAACCATAATTTTAGGTGCTACTCTTCATTATGTAAGAATGCTACTCTTCATTAtgtaagaaaaaaatactaaatttTCTACAAAACTTAACCAATTTCAACCTATTAGTAGGCATTACTAAGCCAAATCTAACCTGTTTGTAGTCTACTAATTAAAGGATCTTTTGGCATTTCTCACTGTAACATTGATTTTGGTTTCAGTTGAAAGCTTGGTGAAATGTACGATTAGTTATTCCATTGTTAACAGTTCCACTTTACTTACTACATGGACTTCTACTGTATTAAGCCAAGGAGGTAAGTTTAAGATTAGTTTTTTGAAGTTGCTCtgaataatttaatgttttttttttctatgtgATAAGGCACATTTCTATCAAAACCGGTGATGCTTTTGTAGAATAAATATCTcttcacattttattttagtCTTACTTATGCGGGTTTTGCAAGTGAGTTTGCAAGTGAACCTTTGTTATATGGATTTTTCACCTTCTAACTCTAgggtgttgccattttccgATGGTCCATATGGTTCTGAACCATTGGTTTTCGTATTCCAATTTTTGCAAGGCTTTGTTCAAAGGTCCTTTTTATAAGATCAGCTTCAGTGCCCAATGAGCATCCCAACACTGGAAGCCATTTGTTCATCTTGGCGAGGTTAAAGGAAAAATTCTTGGCGCATATGGCAGGTGGAACAATGTCGTAATCAGAAATCTAGTAAGGTGCAAGACCGATTTCAGAAAGTTAGCGGCATTGCACATACCGGCTGATTATCCGGAGATCCGAATGATCATTCACGATCATGAACACGTCCCGCCGTGCTGAGTGATGAATGAGTGAACTGAGCGACCAATGTTCGGTTCAGttcggttttcgttcgtttcccgAAGCAAAGGGGCTAGAGTTTCGAGCCATGCGACTCCGATTCGATTTCGGATTCAAGTTGAATTTTAAACTCGTACCGGTCGGTTGTGTTTTCTGCGCGGAGTGCGTGTCCCGCTCGAAACCTCGAATCCGTAGTGTTGTGGCGAAGGTGGTCTGGCAGCCGATACTAAAAAGATAGGCGCGTGTGAAGTGGGCCTTCGTCGCGTGGGCCAGAGTCTGGAGATTGGTGATCTGGCGCCGGTAGTGTTGAGTGGCTTTCGAGCAGTCGACCCCAACGAAAAACGAGAAGGCCAGGCCCGTTCCAGGAGCAGGGTCGGAATCAACACCGCTCCGCTCCCGCCCGCTTCCTCTCTCTGATAACGATTGGTGATATATGGTGGTGGAAAAGTGTGGCCCCAAAAGTTGAGGATGATTTTTGAAGTGGAAGGAAATGGCGCTCAAGTGTCGTATCACCGCGTCAGTGCGCTCCCGAATGGTGCTCTAGAGATTGTATGACAGCGTGCAATTAGTGCACAGGCGTAATCTACAGCATTCCTACCATTCCGGAACACCGGCAACGCCTGATAACGCCCGTTGCGTAACCGTCAGTACGTTCATTGAAGAAATTGCCGCCACGTTCGTCAACGATCAGTCAGCAGAGCTCTGACGTATAGTAAGTACAGCTTCAGTGGTCCAGCGGGATTACCAGCGGGATCTGCACGCTGCTGCTACGTACCGATCAACGTGGGACGCTTCGTCTGACGTAATGTTTCCCccaaccggccggtggccggccatTAGTCCGATCGCGCTTACTGACGTCGGGGCCGACATATTCCCCGGCCCTCCGGGGTCTTCTTGGCGGTGTGCGCGAACGTCGTTGACAGCAAAAATTGGCAGTGCCAATTAGAGGACGAAATTAATTTCGGTCAACCCAGTCCCCCTTGTGCCAGTCGGTGGATCTTTGGCCGGCTCGCTGCGGCGATGGATGGCCACGTTTCGTcgcgcgagagagcgcgatCTTGCGTGATCGTTGCTCATGTTCGCGCGGTCGCTCGGTTCGTGGCCGCTACTTTCGCTTCCTGATGTCGCACTGCGATGACGACAAATTTGCCGTGCAGCAGCACGATGATGCTGTGGCGGCGCTGTGGCCGGATGATGCTCCATTCTTTCGGGAGTTGAACTTGTGCGCTGACCGCGgagaaagaagagaaaattGAGAAAGGAGTGAACTTTGCAAGTTTCGCAGAAGAGCAGGGCCGCGGGCCATTTTATCCCGGCGTCGAACTCCCGGCGTCGGAACCGTTAAATTTGTCTGCTAATAAAAGGTTTTATGTCCGTGTCGCGCCGCTCTCGGTTGACGACTTTACACAAATTATCGGGGTTAAAAATACGcgaaaaatcatttttatgcAACGTTCATCGGGTTCTACGTGAAACCCGGTTGAGGGGTCCGTAAATTATCAGGCTCCATTAGCCAGTGGGGCCAGTCTGTTGCTCTGTTGCGAGGAGTGTCCTTGTGCGGTTCCAATCcattcccggtcccggagatGACGCCCAATGGAAACGGCGTGCGCTACACGCTAATGGCGCACACCAAGTGGAGCGCattacccggcccggcgggttAACGAGCTGGCCTCCGCGAGGAGGTGTCTTCTTCCCCGGGTTTTTATCTCCGCCAGCAACCGGATGCTCGTTGGCACTCATTGAAGCGTGCCGTGCGCGGTCTCCGGCTACGGCgggtggaaaatcggaaacaCATTGGAACCACATGTGTGTGTCATGGGCCGGCCTTCTTGAACGAACGCATCAAGTAcccgggcccccggcggcGCTGAGTGCTTTTCGATGGGGGCCTCCACTTGagccgcgcgtgtgtgcgatcAGCGCCTTGGCAACGTGCGTGACATCCAGCCCCCAaactcggcggcggtgtcaTCACCTTCGTCTGTTTGTCTGCCGCGAATCTGGTTCGCGAAATAGCACAACGCGAACGGCGGAGGACAACGAAACGAATCTTGGTGCGCTCGTCTGCGCCATTTAGCCAAACATTGGCGCATTCCTCTGGGCAGGCGAAATCGACCAATTCTAGACCACACTGCTGATCGACCAAAGCGGTtcccaaacccggcccggcttccCGTCCCAGACGGCTGCCTATGTGGAAGCCATATCGGTGCGATCAATGAACCGAAGTGGAGGTTACGTTATGCTGCTAGCCGAACTGTGTCATTGCCTGGCCCTGTTGTGGTTCTGTTCGGGCGCATCACATTTTATGTTGCGATGCGTTTGAGTGAAACCGTAGACGCAAAGGTCGCCCGTTCCCGGGTCGTAAAGTTTTCCTCGCAGCCATTCCCATTCGGCGCGGGGCGATGTGCAGGTTAGGTTATGGTTTGCGTTAAATTATGTTATTAGGCGCGATTTGATGTGATTTGACAAACTGCCCTGGAATGTTATAACCCTCGAaactgtgtgttggtgcgtgcGATCATAATTTTAATGTGTTACTTGaatgtacattttttttatgtgtgGGATGGTTAAAGATGAACGAAGGAAGCATTCCTGTGCATTTTCGTGAAcgaatggaaataaatttctatttatttttaatccatTAATAGACTTCATAGGAGCGTTCAAAACACAAGTTATGTAAACGTTCCCGAAATTATCTAGTAGTAAGTCTAGTCTAGCAAGTCTAGTAGTAGTCTAGAACTTGCTTTAACTGGAGAGCAGCGATCCTCCTGTTGATCATTCCAGTCGGTGCCAAACAGTACTCTAAACCCTTGGCGGACAATGATCCTTAGTGATCCGAGTCCGAGTCTTTAGTGATCCAGTATCCCCGTTCGAGTAATTTGATGCGCTTTAGAGTTGATGTTAGCATAGCACTGTGGGTAAATGGCCAGATACGTTCCTCGATTCCGAGAAGGGACGGGCACGTAACCTGGCACGTAACGAGCTGGGTAGAACCACTCAGTTCCAGTATCTTCCTCGCTAAGGTCAAGTGTCTCAGGGCTCTCAAGTGTCGGGGGCGTAATGACCCCGGCGGGCGAGGTGTACTTCTGGGGCGATCTGGCACAAACAGGCGAAGGGCAAGGCTGCTCAAGTGGGTCGCTGCTGGCCGGCGATTGAAACCTTGCCCATTATGTGCTCCTCTGATCAGGATGCGATGTTGCCATGCCCGACAAGTAAATGCTCGACCCGCGTCGACCCGCGCCAGGTCGTGCGCCGGGGACAGGTGAAAATGAATGGGGGACCATTACTAACCTTTTAAAAGCCGCGTCACGGCACCACCATAGCTCGATGTGCTACGTAGTAAAACGGCTTTATTTTCTCTGCTCGGATGCAGTTGAGCAAAAGCTTAGAGTGCATCCACGATGCTCGATCTCGGGGAACATCTCGAGTGGTATCGATCCGTGTGGAAAGCACTTGGGGGAGAAACGCGCTTGACGAAGATGACGGAAAGTATTGAAAGACATACATCTTGTTCGGCTCCCCCCCTGAGACACCCGGTACGTCCGTCTACCTCAGTCCTCAGTCCGGCCcacgggccggaccgggttCTGTGAATGGGCTCGgagtccgggccgggtgatgaatgaatgaatcaaCCTTACCTTTCCATTTCGGGCTCCTGGCGGGACCGAAGATCGCGCGCGCTGGCCgagaaaagaagcaaaaccgGTAACGTGACACCTTCGCGAGGAGAGGGTGCTTTTTATGGTCAcgcgatgacgatggcgtTTGACCGGAGCAtcactgtcgtcgtcgccggaggAGCGTCATCGAAAGAAAGACCGGCGATACCGGTGATAAATCAAATATGTTCAAGAATTAAGCTTCAGAAAAAGGACTAAACCAGATAAGTAACTGGGACGCGGCACAGTTTGCGTGTCAcgagagcgtgtgtgtgaagcAATCGAACGGGGACCACAAATTAGTGGGCGACCCCAATAAGCTGTGCAAACAAAATTACCTCCATCCGTCGGTTCCAGGGGAGGGCCACATACTAAGGGCTTCGGGGCCCGCAAAGTAGCGCTTCCCTTACTTAACCCCATTCCGGGGGATCGGCAGCAGATTAGCAATTAAAGTGCTCGGTGCTCAGTGGCGTCGTGCGCGtccatttgcatttgtttgaTCAGTCAATTAGCAAAATTATCCGGCAGCGCATGAGGCAACGATGTTGTTGTGTAACGGTCGCCGTCGCAAGACAAACGGACGCCTGGTGCCGAATCGATGTATGTCGCTCAACTGGCGGATTTTAGGAGACATTGCGCAGTCAATCGATAAATCTTGGTGCGGTTCGCAAGCGACTACCGTTGAGCTGCATTCTTGGGCCGCGGATTGCTCGTTACACGCTTTTACGACTCGGTGCAACGGTTGTAGTATGCGTTTGGGACCGGGGCAGGGATTGGGGAGACCCGTGGGCTGACAGATAGGTTGTTTGACAGGCCCGGTCGACGGCAGTCACACAGTTTCACGATGCATAAATTAGCCATTCAAATCGATTTGTGCACCGCGCGAAACACGATCGCCAAACGCCGTGGCAAAAGGCTGCAAAAGGAAACTAATCAACTCATCGATGGTGTCGGCGATAACGAGCGAGAGAAGATCAGAATCCAGGGAGTCTGATTTCAGCGGTCGTTGCATAACCCCGGgggagacaaaaaaaatgccatGTAAAGTGGGTTCTGATGCAAATAAGTTTCTAAATGCAATGCTGTCGAACTCTAAATTCTAAAGTTCCCTTTTATTTCGGGTGGCCTCGAACCCCGTTACGAACCCCCGATAACCTTTTCGGGGGGCAAATATGTTTTGATGCCTTTCATTTCGGTTTGGCAAATATGCCACAATGACGCTAACTGGAGTGCGCCAAAAGCGAGCAACTGATTATGTTTGGCGCATTTAATTGGCGCGTCCTTAGCTTGTTTTCCGAAACCCATACCGACACAGAGACAGCGGAAAGAATTCTATTAACCGGGCGTGCGGTTATCGCCGGGTCGGGTTAtcagcaaaaaaggaaggaaggaacacAAATCAAAGCCCCAGAACGAGAATGATTGATTTCGAGGTCACAGCATCGATGTCGATGGTGATGGATGGGAACATCAGTAAACATGCCGCCACCGTGTGTTTAAGTGCCAGTTTGGACA
Coding sequences within it:
- the LOC128278096 gene encoding uncharacterized protein LOC128278096, producing the protein MNKLKTLLPAGEANQVNNNEAKSLEPIVGFKLHLKHTASDYVNGNDDSNPTAPSSSAAIPELQVRLVGARHLPSCFGMKNVEGYLVKVKLFPGAMKFDSSIQTNSWPSFNETFSFPLVTSHKSSFRVKKTDRHRDTHSMQSLPEKILNGNFVVFTVFALLELPPGYTSSLKSKTMTFIRQGSQRLKDKPVIGKLVKDIDPPNEKNGNADQKPSPKKLSTSESQRNLGSATYFLDPKCFTADASGQTRGKLKFSTEELWLPIKDMTVTHPPAESRITITNSPRGQVEVTLQLSDYTEVHIDPKTSGEDCSFNADGPYSSPPLSPLSLSSRASYDGPQVAPFESRRAYSSGSPVPTSNSNKNRFSFDVRKIMRSVKNKEKNHKGLCLKITTAKVRCGIRVKEELESVAEKLYLKTTVLEHQILSATWKSEPFRPALSSRWNPDNCTVVVPLVGEASLDHLSIKIGLATKSKVGKKTRLGTVFLGPKASQTNPAADDQWRKMVLYKGSPISVWYSFEEEARE